DNA from Nitrospina gracilis Nb-211:
CAAAGGCCGGAACCCGGAATACTGGATGGTGATCTTCTCAGGCGGAGAGGATGAATTGCAGACCGGCGACCTCGCCCGTGTCCGGGTGCACAGCGCACAGGGCCATGTCCTGAAAGGCGAATACGTTTCCAAACACGCACCGGCTACCGCGGTGAGCCTGTAAGTCCTTCCCGAAAATTTGGATACACTTTACACAGATACGCACATCCTGTATCTGCCCTTCATTTTATCTGCTCAATAAATTCCCAGGTTGTTGTAGATGTCTTCTTCGAGAAGGTCGGCGTCGGGGCCGATCATCTGGAGGGTCATGCGCATGTCGCGGATGGATTTCACGTCCGGCGGGTCCAGCCGGTCGGAGAGTTTTTCGAGCGTATCGGTGCAGAACTCGTCGAGGTCCGCCAGCACCTCCAGTATTTCAGTGGGCAGGTCTTCCAGGCTCACCTGTTGGGACTCAAGGTAACGCAGGACCTGGATGAGGCGCAGTTTGACGCCCACCGTCTGGTTGCGGATGTCGGACACCGGTTTCGGTTCCGGGCATTGCAGTTCTTCGCAGATGCCCTGGAGCATTTTGCGCAGATAACGGTAGAACGCCTTGTGCTGGCGGTCGTCGTAAAAGCGGTCGCGCTTCGCGCCGAACAGCAGGTCGAACACCGCTTCGATGTCGAAGTCATCTGTCGCCATCACCGAAACCAGGATGGCCTTGAACTCGAGGTCGTTGAAGGCGAGCCCCATGTCTTCGAAAATTTCAGAAAGCGATCCCGTCCGGCCGGTGGGGGTTTGCTCCACCACTTCCCACACGTAAGGCTCCGGGCCCGAAGGGTTGTCCGGAGCGAGATGAATGCCCCGCAGTTCATCGCGCACCACGCGCATGCGGTTCAGGCTTTCCACCATCTCCGGCAATGAGAACGCGGGAATCTCCACCCGCCGCTCGACCAGCGTGAACAGCGCATACAGAAGCTGTTTATCAAGGCGATCGGGTCCCTTTCTTTTGCGGGTGAACAAATCGGACAGCACCCGCTCGAGCGCGATGTACAACGACCGAAGACGAATGCGGTCGCCCCGCTCCCTGTCCGCCGGGTACGGATGCAAAGAGAACGTACCGCCGCGGTAATCCTCCAGCCGCGCCTGCAGGGCGTCGCCCGGTTTCATTCCATGCTCTCGATGGAGCGCGCGCACGTCCCACGCGGTGACGGTGAGCATGCTTTTGCCGGGCACGAACTGGTTGACCTTGATCTGGTCAGGGAAATGCCGCTCATCACAGTATTGAAAATACGGAATGACGTCTTCGATGAAAAACGTTTTGCGTTGTTTTGGAATGGCACGGCCGTCGGCATCGACAAACGCCAGATCGCCTTCTTCCAACTCGCACGACACGAATGGCGCCAGCCGGTGGCCGGGCACGAGCAGTCCCTCTTCCTGCTCCACCTTGCCGGGATACAGGATGAGTGGAATGCGCCCCAGCCGGTTGAGGATGAGACGGAATGGAAGAAAATCGTTGTCGCCGACTTCAATCAGATAATCGTGGTTGTTGAGCTTGGCTTTCAGATGATCCAGCGTGTCGGGCGCAATGCGTCGCCGCCAGCGTTCCTGAATGCGAGAGACGTAATCCTCTAATGTGAAGGGGGCCTGCGATTCGCGGATCAATGTTTCGGCGAGCGTGTGGAGCGTCAGTCTTGGCGGCATGAACGAAAAAACCCGGTTCGGTAATGATGGTTCGTGGAAAAACGAAAGAAAACCGGATCGGCAGGAATGCTTCCCGTTGAATCAAGGCAGGCTATGGTGGGCCGCTTGTGGGAATCTGCGACCCGATGTGCTGGCCAAATGCTAACACAAAAAAATTGCGGTGTGTACCCCCATTGTATTGGAAGGCAGTGAAGCGGAAGGGAATGGAAAAACCCACCCCGCCCTTCACCCTCACCCCGGCCCGTCACTCCGTGAGTGGTCCCGCCAGGAGAGAGGGTCCGGTGACAGGTGTTTGTTTAAAACGTTTCCTCAGGCATTGCCTGATTGGCGCGGGCATGGCCCGATTAACGATAGGGCATCTGGTTGCCGGACAGTTGCGCCTCGATGTCCCGCTCGATCTGGTTCTCGCTGGTGACGAACTGCTCGAGTTCTTTTTCGCTGTTGAACTCGAACGTGCGCGGTTCCTTCTGTCCACAGATTTCTTCATCCTGCTCCACGATGACCTTCGTGCCTTCGATCGACTGGATGGAGAATTTTTTGCGGGTGCGCAGGCGCGCAAAGATTTTGCGGTAGTTGATTTCTATGTCATGTGCATGCTGCTCGGACATATCGCACTCCTTAATTTATGAAAAACGGTTGAAATCCGGGTTCGATGCTTTGAGTTTGGACCCATTATAGAATTCCCCGGGACGGAGTTCAACCGGGTTGCACCCGCCGGAAATGGTTTGGAGCAAACTGGATACTGCTTTAGAGTCACGGCGGAGGTGCCGGCCGATGGGCGGTAGCCATCCGCTTTGGACGCACCCCGCGCCCACCGATCATCGCAGGGATCACTGAGCAGCAGCCATTTGCTCCGGGCGCAGTCCGCGCCCACCGATCATCGCAGGGATCACTGAGCAGCAGCCATTTGCTCCGGGCGCAGTCCGCGCCCACCGATCATCGCAGGGATCACTGAGCAGCAGCCATTTGCTCCGGGCGCAGTCCGCGCCCACCGATCATCGCAGGGATCACTGAGCAGCAGCCATTTGCTCCGGGCGCAGTCCGCGCCCACCGATCATCGCAGGGATCACTGAGCAGCAGCCATTTGCTCCGGGCGCAGTCCGCGCCCACCGATCATCGCAGGGATCACTGAGCAGTAGCCATTTGCTCCGGACGCAGTCCGCGCCTACTCGAATTTGCGCAGAACGAGGGTGGAGTTTTTCGAGCCGAAGGAGATGCAGTTGCTGATGGCGGTGCGAATAGGAGTGTCCCGGCTTTCGTTGGCGATGTAGTCCATATCGCATTCGGGATCGGGGTTTTCCAAATTGATGGTGGGCGTGAGCACTCCGTGCTTCAAAGACAGCGCCGTCACCGTGACCCCCAACGCCCCGGACGCTCCCTGCGGGTGCCCCACCATCGACTTGGTCGAGCTCACCGGAATTTTCATCGCATATCCATTGAGCGCCTGCTTGACGGCGAGCGTCTCGATCTTGTCGTTGAGCACGGTCGAGGTGCCGTGGAAGTTGATGTAGTCCACATCCATGTCGCTCAGCCGCGCGTCCTTGAGCGCCAGCTTCAGCGCGCGTGTCGACTGCTTGCCATCGGGCATGATGGCAACGCGATGATACGCATCGCAGGTGGTGCCGTAACCGATGATCTCGGCGTACACCTTGGCCCGGCGCTTTTGCGCGCGTTCCAGGTCTTCCAGAACCAGCATCCAACTCCCTTCCGCCAGCACGAAACCTTCGCGGTCCCTGTTGAACGGACGCGACCCGCGTGTGGGATCGCCGTTGAAATGCACCGGGTTGGCGCGCATGCGCTGGAAGCCGGTCATCATCGCCGGCGTCACGCAGGCTTCGACGCCTCCGGTCAGAAACCAGTCTTCCTGCCCGAAACGGATGGCGTTGAAGGCGTAGCCCATGGCGTCGGTCGAGCTGGTGCATCCGTTGCTGATGACATGGCTCCGCCCCTGCAGGCCGAAACGCATCGACACCTCGCTCGACAGCATGCCGACCAGCGAATTGGAGATGGCATAGGGGCTGATCTTGTGGCGGTCGTCGGAGTAGAAAAACGCAAACTGCTTTTCCGAGAAGTCGAATCCGGAACCACCGGTGCCCACCAGCACGCCCAGGCTCTCGAAATCCTCTTCCTCAAAATCCTTGAAGTTGATGCCCGCGTCCTCGAAAGCCTCGGTCGCCGCCGCCACGCACAGAGGCACCGAGCGCGGCAGTTTTTTGAGCTCGGTTTCGCCGTAAACCTGCCGGGGGTCAAAGTCGGTCACCTCCCCCGCAATCATGCAGTCCAGCCCTTCGGGATCGAAACTCTGAATGCGGTCGATGCCGCTGACCCCGTTGCAGGTGTTTTTCCAGAATGTGTCTTTACCGATCCCGTTGGGACTGACGACACCCAGACCGGTGATCACCACTCGTCTTGGAAACATACGTTCACTTGCTCAAAAGAAAAAGATGAAGGCGCGATTCTACCACACCCGAAGCTCCTATTATATACGGGTCCACCCCCTGCCGGGAGGAGACCTTTCAGCGCAATCGATCGGAAATATTCTCACTGCCGGGTTTTAGTGCTATGCTTTGCCGGAACGCAGACAGTCCGTTTGCGGGCCCCCTTTCTGGAGCATGCCGTTTTTGAGCCTGAACCTTTCCATACGCGAACAGACCGGACAGATGCTGATCGCCGGGTTTGAGGGCACCCGCATCACCCGCGCCGTCGAAGACCTGATCCTCAACCACCACATCGGCGGGTTGATCCTGTTCGACCGCAACTACGAGAACCCCCAGCAATTGCATGCATTGACGCGGGACCTGCAACAGGTAGCGGCGGCGTCCTCCATCGGCCTGCCGCTGTTCCTCTCCGTGGACCAGGAAGGCGGCCGCGTGGCGCGGCTGAAAGCACCGTTCACGGAGTTCCCCCCGGCGA
Protein-coding regions in this window:
- a CDS encoding beta-ketoacyl-[acyl-carrier-protein] synthase family protein, which gives rise to MFPRRVVITGLGVVSPNGIGKDTFWKNTCNGVSGIDRIQSFDPEGLDCMIAGEVTDFDPRQVYGETELKKLPRSVPLCVAAATEAFEDAGINFKDFEEEDFESLGVLVGTGGSGFDFSEKQFAFFYSDDRHKISPYAISNSLVGMLSSEVSMRFGLQGRSHVISNGCTSSTDAMGYAFNAIRFGQEDWFLTGGVEACVTPAMMTGFQRMRANPVHFNGDPTRGSRPFNRDREGFVLAEGSWMLVLEDLERAQKRRAKVYAEIIGYGTTCDAYHRVAIMPDGKQSTRALKLALKDARLSDMDVDYINFHGTSTVLNDKIETLAVKQALNGYAMKIPVSSTKSMVGHPQGASGALGVTVTALSLKHGVLTPTINLENPDPECDMDYIANESRDTPIRTAISNCISFGSKNSTLVLRKFE